The stretch of DNA atttgatgaattaatgcgtttaaacaatgaacaaagcaaTTTAAACAATCAAGAAGTcatgttttataatgtttttactGGTTTTTTagttctttgaaatttcaatttattttctatttatgtttgtctaaatcttcaatttcttttttatggttcacatttaataaataaaaggtcttttcactacatcaatatttatgataaagctacaaatcaaacaattagaaaagtcgaAAGATGTTTAAATTATTGCAGTCTGGTAGTTAAAATGCAGATTGCAATCCCTTAGTTTCGCCCCCTTTCAAGCAATAGTATGATTtgcgcacatatttttttactttaaatttttcaatttcttaagaatttgttgaataaatcttatattgacaacatacaatgtttaaataggaagaaatgcttaaaagctgttttttttcGCAGATGGtggtattttgggcaactgtatgagttgttatgatttgctgtttgattagaagtaagcataaGTTTAGGaaatttatgatgtcaaaaacttctttgatagtcattacagggttttacttagttttaagtGATTAGCAGTTGCATCAGATAGAAAAATttgggttttcacacattttgttaacttttgctcgaatttcaggaaacatgtgctaTCTAGCAAAAAAAcgctttaaatatataaaaatgcatatgaTTAATGTCTGTTAAtctctctgctaaaagtttaaattgttcgCATATATAAACTTAGtgtataaaagtcatattatgcaatcaagctgaaatcttagaaaatatgtACTTATTcgtccttgacctttgatcttgatttgacggaaattgcaccgtccgatttttttacgaccgggcaaaacagatagtacagatgtgtagTTTTCAAATGATAtgtaatttagccgtgtgttaggtaggtgcattaagaATTTAATGTaatggttaaagtcactcgcctaaaaagcgaattgttatttcactatttcaccaTGTTCACTTTCTTTATTGattgaacaacaaaaatcaaacttaagattttttatatatctcttagctagtgcccctttaagtggGAATGCGCAAAGTGTTTTAGCCGATATTGTTCAGACAAGCGTAAAGACTATAACAGAAAACAGAACAGAGCTTTTCCGTGAGCAGCTTAACAATATCTGTAAAAGATTAAGAATTACCTGAATTGGCGCAAGAGATTGAGCGTAAAGCATATCCCAAAGCTGAACTGAAACTACCAGATATCTGAAGCTGAGTTCATTTCATTGATACATAAGATGATGCAGATACATGTTTGCGTTTACATCGACCTCACAAAAGCGCTAGATGATGCAGTTAAGTTCTAGCTGTTGAGCTCAAGGCATGTCATATCGCGGATAAACAGAGGGACAAACCTTCGAGTATTCGAAATTTTGCTATTTCGGAAAGTTTAGAAGTATCGCATTAAACAGCTATTTTATGTGGTAGAAAAACGACATTTACTGAttgacaggctcctgacttgggaccacAGGCACTTTTCTCAGAAAAAATGTCCTATCTACCTTAATATTAAAGTATATAGTACATTTTATTTCTGAGGCAATTGTCTGTGCTTTAGACCAGGAATTTACACTGAttgattttcatgattttatagcatgttcatattttgtactattacaccactatTCCAGGTTAGGAGATAGTTGGACGCCGCAAATATATTAAACCACGCCACATTGTGTGTgggtctgtccaaagtcaggatcctgtaaatCAGAGGTTGCCGTGTGATGCTATATATcgtatttgttttcaattattgttttgttcataaataaaggcaacagtagtacaccgctaTTCGAAAGTCTTAAATCTATTTAGAGAAAATaaaaccgggttacaaactaaaaccgagggaaacacattaactatatatgagaaaaacaagggaacaacagaaacactgaactgcaacaaaaaaataaacgccaacatacatagaaacgggaCTATTTGATGACATCTGCCACTTTCCTGTCTTTGTAAAGGACATGTTAGGAAAAAAagggtgggttgaatctggtttgaTGGGTAGAAAAAGCTCAAATGAGGCGGTAAGTTTTCTCATTTAGactgttttaatatttttcttttccgTGCTtcttaaagctgactatgcagtatgggttttactcgttgttgaaggtcgttcgGTGATCtatcgttgttaacttttatgttatttggtctctgggGGAGTTATCTAATTGGCAATTATATAACAccttcatataaaaaaaggtaaaaaaaaacataaaaaaaacctgagGTAATTGCTTCAAATCCTAAAATAGCTTGACCGGGTGCGTTGACAGAGTTGCAGACTCCTTCTCTGCAACCATACTCTGGCATATAATTCTTCATCCAGCCAAAATATCACAACCAAAAATACGACACAATTGTAGATCAAACGCCCAGTGTGGTATCTGAATATATATAAGAAAACTAGTCGAAACCGAGTTGAAACACTGCAAATTGTCGTATCCGATAATCGATCAGCCAATTTGAATTTTCTATTTCAGTCGTCAGATTCCCTTATAACTCTATTTTAGTGTCAAATTTTCTGAACATCGTCAGGAACATTGTCTGGAGTAATGACTTAATAATTTAATTCTccattatttatataatgttggtAGATCTTAACACATTAATAACCTCtgtttttgttaacttttaaaatttctggaTGCGTTTTACCCAAATATATTGTTCACGTACATTTATTATCTAAATCTAGGATCACCTGGTTTTGGTGAGGCCTGtgagttttttatgttgttttttttttgtgtactattgtttgtctgttggcctttttcttttttagccaaggtgttgtcagtttatttttgactgatgagtttgaatatccctctggtatcttgtGTTTCTCTTGTACATacgtattttaaaagacaaacagacagataaTAGTGCAGAAGACACGTATAAGAAACGTACATAACCAATGCATTTAAAATCAACAAAGATATTTATTGACATACACTTATTTTTAGAAAGacatgaaaataaacaatacaattaattattcgTACTTGGtaaatttttgtcatttgatatatcagaatAGGATTAACAACAGGTCAGATATTATGAAAGATCCAAGCAAGAAATAAAGACAACATACTCAGTAGTATAccagtgttcaaaagtcataaatcgatttggaaaaaaaatcctGGTTACAAGCCAAAATcgagggaaatacatcaactataagagaaaaacaaaggaacaacaggaacaccgaagtgaaataaaaacaaacgccaacaaacATGACAACAAAGCAAAAATAAACGACTTAAACTGaaggatttaaaacaaaaaatggtcGTGAAGAACATAGATAAAAACAAATCAGGAAAATCctcaaaatgttatgaaaatattgaaatgcCGATAAAACCCCAAATAAAGCCAACCGGACAAAGAACTAGTTCAACATTATTAGGTTAGTTGTTATGCATCTCTTCATATATCCTTAAAACAGAATTATctatattaaataattttaatttttcatatatgATAACAGGTTTGTAAAATACATTATACGTATACATGTTTCTTtatcatctctttttttttttttcaaaaaataatttattatataatagTATGTTGATTGATAACTAATAATtgataaaagtataaaatttgcGTAAATAATGTTTTGATTGATATCATTGTAATAAACAGAAACAGTATGTAAGAATGATATATACGAATTATGGAAAATTGCTCACTGGAGTACGTCAACaagtttgttttactttttaaattcgGTCCGTCCACATTCTGCATACACTATGAAAAACTACAAGAATTCGTTCCATTACCAATCAAATAGTTGTCCATTAATATACATGATTTTTGTTTTGCTCCAggaaaaacaatataaatatatataaaagttgaaatgtaaacaaaatacaagttAAAGATTTAGAGCCAAATTCTGTGTATTGGTACATTTAGATAATATCTTTAGTCTTTCTGTCCTCTTTCATAAGACAACATGCTGAGATAAATCCaattatctgtaaaaaaaaaaaaaagaatgaacatttagtattattacgtaaaacataaaataataacaggaaatatttagacaatatacgtatagtgtcttgaaatatgaaatttatttgtatgagtcttagaaacgggaaaatgcgaggttctaccgagcattttcccgtttcgtgccgaatacaaataaatttcatatttcaagatactatacgtatattgtttttatactgaaatcgataaaaaaatacttaaataataaaaatatgaaacaaatattattaaaaaaagtgtttggaatttcccccttgggggtaccattttggggtatttccatAAACTTTTGGTAATCTAGGCGGTAAGCATTGAAATAGAAagagaaaatgaatttaattaataacatttgataaacatggtatataaattaccaatttgaagacataacaggtttaaattcataaaagtttgaccattgttactacacgttgtcatggttgtgacgtgacgttgtaagtaggcggggcttataggtgagttaaggtcattgacgtataaagctaacatttatacgtatagctttatctgtatagtaaaatagctgattgcagtataaaaatgtattttacattacattcTAATAAGATGTTCTTCTCTCGCTTTGAAAACAAAGCCATGCTCTTATTCCAATAAAAACGGGCTGCGCGTGATTGGCGTCACATTTTCAATTGTAACGACAGCTGTGTTTTTAACAACGCCGCAAATCAAAATGCACATTTGTGTTGGTGTTGCTCactaggaaattaaataaaatcattttaaaagtaaGTTTACATGTAATTGTTCATTTGTTTATCGGGAAACGGTTGCTTAACAAAGCGTTTTGGctttatcaattcaaaatggaTGCCTTTTACAGTCCGCTTAGACATACAAAAGTTCAAACTTTTCCTTTTAGAATCGAAATGATTCTATCATACCATACTCTGTGCTTAttttaacatggataggcattatatttgtcaacattTTATGCCTCGCTAACACTCTGcataaagatattgacaaatgTAATGCCTACCAATGTTAATATAAGCATATAGCATGGCAGtatagaattatttcttaaacaaactATACGAAAACAAACTACACATGGTCTAATTTGCAAGTCCTAAGTCTGGAGTCTGGAGTCTGTAAATCAGTGTTGAACCACAATCTTATAACCAATGGATAGACCTGATATCTTCtgtttttaataaatacaattttaatatGCTTCCAATTCCAAATTTGTCTTTTCGGTTTATAACTTATCTCATTCATGCCTACAAAACGTTTATCAAACACTTACCTGTAAACCACCCATACCTGCTGCAATACCAACCATTATGTTGAAATATTTACTGAATTCTTCTTTCAGGGCTTCATAACATCCCTAAAATGATAAATCTGTGCATTAAtgtaatgtttttgatatatactTATTAGACATATAAATGTAGGAAAAAGGATAAGCGCAAGTTCATATAAGTTAAATCCCGCTCTACTATTAACTAGTAATTTTAAAACGTACTTTCAATATTTTCTGTATCGAGATAATGCAGAAAGAAAACATTTCATGGTGATCTATAATTAAGAGACACAGGTTAGTAAAGATAAAAGAGAACATTGATTATCGGGAGTTATTGGCGGAGAATTTACATGTTTTGATAGGTATGCACTGATCAATGCCATCGAATGACAATATTGAAACAGTTTTAGTAAGGTGCTTGTTTCACAAAATTAGATTAATGTAATTTTAGTTTTGAAAGATCCATAAAGTGTTTCGCGATTCAGACacacaaatgaacaaaaaaacttaattccTCTCTAGGGAACATAGTCCTCGTTATCATGGGAAATTATCACCATTACATAGAAACATTGTCTTCATTATTTATGTTGGATTAACACTTTGATTTACCAAAGTTAGTACCACATCTTTTAACTATGAAGATTATAATTgaattgtaattaaaggttattataaatatagaacagcggtatactactgttgactatATTTAACCATATGGACTGTCCATGGGATGAAACTTACTGTAGTATGCGCTCCAGTTTGAGTAACTGGACATGTGTTGTTCACCATAGAATTTATGAAGGTTGTCATTTCATCAGGGAAAGCATCTTTATTGTTAAACTGACAACATGTCAGAGGTATAGTTGCATTTGCTGTGATGTAAACACCGCTGGAATTATACGCATATGTTGTATTCCATGTGGTTATAGAAGCATATTCAGTTCGATTGACCACTCCACAACAATCAAGCTGAATTAATTAGAAATTCATATTAAGGAAGTTACAGCAATTCAAATTAAACATTCAACATGCTAATTTGTTAAATTCGTAAAGTATTGCAAAAAtaaagggtttttttttgtaccaaatataataatttttatcaaaatgaaaattttgaaacgATGCATTTTGTTTTACCATGTCGAGGTGGTCGAGTAAGTTTTTTTGAAGTTTgtataaaattatattgaaaaactCTTGGCAGCAATCTTCCAGATACtaataaatcataaatattttcaaagcatTCCGGAGCCTTTGAATATATAGTTTAATACATATTTTAAGTTGACATATAAAAACTACTTCTCTATAATCATcctgaaaataaaatacaacGGAATAACAGAGAGCCCGGACGAGCCATTCATATGTCATTATCGGTTGATATTACAAATTCCTACTTACCAGTATTTGTGCAAGGTCAAATGCTAAGCTGACAGCATTAGAAGTAGCATATGGACCAATATAGTTGTCATTCAACATGGTTTGTAAATTATCTTTTGCGTATGTCTCCATCTGTCAGATAGATTTAGGCATTATCGTAATAAGTATCAATCATTCAAACTACTAGTATGGTAATCAATCGTTAAATGTACCAGCAGTATGCTTTCAGTATTCAAAGTTTGTACCATCATAATTATCtttcttttattatgttttaCTTTTGGTATATATTACACGTTGAAATGTCAATGACATGTTCAGAAATGTTCAGAAGTGAACGCCATGTATCAAAGACAACCGctttgatatgttcataattgtaaattaaactgttaacaattaaaatttgtatttttgaaaaactaaggcttttctacctcaggaatagattacctaatgcttagttcgtttctgtatttgttacattttaatgttgtgtcgtcattctcctctaatatttaatgcgcttccctcggttttggtttgtgacccggatttgtgtttttctatcgatttatgagttttgaacatcggtatactactgttgcctttgtttaccttagctgtatttggcaaaacttttaggaattttttatcctcaacgctcttcaacttcgtcctctatttggcctttaaaacatttttttattcgcgcgtcactgatgagtcttttgtagacgaaacgcgcgtctggcgtaaatataaaattttaatcctggtatctatgatgagtttatttgcaaattGATAGAGATGTTAGTTAGTGTTAATTCACAACTCAGCAATTATGGCTGCCCGAATAACACCGATCCATTACCAAATACTTAAATCTATTTCTCGATTTGCACTATCAAACAGTCATAATTAAGTCTCATCAAACgaagtttgtttactttttgcaTCTTAATCTGTTCGTGAAAGATAACAGACAGTCAAGTTATATGTACCTAAGTTTCTACAGTATGAAAggcaaaactttgtatttttgaCACGTTCATATCATGGTATGACCAGACATAACATATGTAAAAGTACCTTATTCATGAAAACTGCCGCCAGTATTGCAGCCGCCACTTCCAAAACAATCATCAATCCTACTATAATTACGTactgaaatttaaaacaatatgaaaaCTGCCAATAAAATCAAAACGTCATTTAGAGGCAACCATTTCAATTTAATAGTAGAAATTATTGTGTTTTTGTCTTGTCTGATAAcgatttctattttcattttctcAAATAGATTTGATAGCCTGAGTATGAAGAACATTACTTTGCGTTAAAGGTACAAAGTTAGAAAATGTTGAACGGAGGAATTTCCTTAAAGCGAAAGGTTATCAGTTCATGTGccactacgagttggttgactgtatATGTTCCAGCTGCCGTAATCACAACCCTGTCCTCTTCGAATGTGACCTTCCAAATTAGATTTATGAACGGGCTTGAACTAACATGAGCAAGACGAAAGGTGCCACATGCCGAACAGGATCTGCCTATACTTCTGGAACACAAGCGCTCACCCTTTATTTTTGGTGCCATTGGGTTATGTTGTTCAGTcgttatttttctatgttttctatggtgtgttttgttaactgttatttGTCTAAAATTGATAGTTTTAGGGCTATTTTTGGTTAGTTTCCGACTTATTTTGAATATCCCTATGGTATCATTCGCCTCTCTCATATAGATATTGAGCGTCCAAATGACTTTACTACATTTATTACAAGTTTAGTAATTGAAAGCTATGTAACTCAGTCAATAATTGTAGAAATCTTCAgacaaataaagacaaaaacGTGACAGCTGAGGTTCGGTAAGTTTATTTCGTTATGTTTTATTCTTTACTTACTGTCCTTAGTAAACATTTGCTCTTCAGGCATGCGCCACAACATCCAACAAATGATATGCATAAAATGAATGAACCTATGGCAATTAAGACATGGGCGGCCCTTTCTATCAAAGATGGTGCATCAATAGTGTCTACAGCTCCATCAGTTGCGCTACGAGCCAATATCAGAATATCATTTTTTGCCACAAGGACATATATTCCGCCACCCAAACACGCACCACCGAATaactgaaatatatataacgatataTGATATATGACTTGATATATCACTTGATGattcaaaagttaaaacaaaaaaggggggatttggATAAAACTTGATGTTTATCAGCATTTTACAATTCCTATACATTTCGAACGCCATCTTACTATAACGAATGTCGTTGTTAAATGTGATGTGTGCTTctttgttgaatatttgtttattttgagattgtgacacagtgatgactgctgtacccatattttcacaattttacatattatgtctatttgttcacgcatcgttgtaaatataatggaatttgatcggctgtcatacaagtgagagatttggcactataaaaccaggttcaatccaccattttcgacaGTTGAggatgcctgtactaagtcagggaaaataattatgttttattagCATGAAGTTTAAGAGTGGATGAGAAGAATACTATGTCAGCCTTTGTGTTTGTTTATCTCCTTTAGAGAGTCTCTTTTTTCTGTAGGGAAAGTGAAAATGGATAacaatggaatacatttgaaatttttttttcagattcatcataaaattcaaaatagaaaacgGGTTCAACCTTTTGTGTCACTTTCAAGATGTTTGAATCTGAACATACGGAGTTTGATATAGCCTCATCGGAAAATTTGGCAAAGTAATAATTCTGTCATATTTCCTTTCCATATTGTTATCTTAGATATTAACAATTTTATGAGgaattattataaagaaattggTAAAGGAGATGTTATGTTCTAGTATACGTCAATGAACAGCAAGCTTCTTTAGAATACAAATCAGATGTGTTTTGTTTAGATCAATGCCATATTGCTACATTGATTGTGTTTTTTGTGTTATTTCTATCATAAAGCTTTTAAAAGTGttgtaaagtttgattttttttttttaaatatcacttTAACAATTGAAAAATCTAAAACGTCCTTACAATTCTTAAACTTCTAAAAATATTAAGCCTTTCATGTTACTGATTGTTGCAAGTTTGATTTTACCTAAGGTATAAACTTTCCTTATTTCATACAACAGTTTAACATTATATGTAATTAAATAAAACACTTTGCTTACCAAGAAAAGTATTCCAAATGTGATCAGAAAACATTTTGACAATCCGTCACAACATCCCATATTTTTCCTCTtcggaaatattttttaaaaatcgtGTATGTCCAGTGTAATACAAATGTAATCTGCCAATCAGTTCGTGACTCTTATTCTTTATATATGCACATTAGAATAAAACTCGAAGGTAAAATGAAGTTAAATGGAAAGAATTTAAACTTACAACATTGTTATTTCAATACAAATCGTAATTATGTCTTTCTTCACGTTGTATGTTATTTCCATAATTACCTAAAGTTAACAACttttaaactttacaataatTATTTTCAATTCTATATGACTGAAAAAATAGTTAAAACATAATTGTTTGTAAATTCAGTAACAGGCAAAGAGTATTCCAAacagtaaaatatatttttataagctatacatatgtattttttttttttaaacttttaccaTAATTACTGTTATCCATTTTTCTTACACATTAGTTGGAAAATAATATGCCCCCAAAAAACTAGTATCAGCAAAACACATGTAAAGCTTATGATGAACACAATTAAAAGAGGGTGTTGCGTCTTCTACGAGGCAAGTTAGAAAGAAAGCATACATAGCTTAATCCAAGGAATATCAAACCTCTGTCATACTGTTTACTCTAATGATGCAAATATTAAATGCTTCATAaccaatatttttagcttattagTTCAATGCGCTTCTGACTTAGctcatcaattttaaattctatatAAGCACATCCTTAAATTTATTGACGTTCACATACTTCGACTTTAACCAATATAAACGATCATTTCAAGAGATATCGTAATTCAAAACAATTTCaagtataagatatatatatcGTTTGGGGtttcttttaaatgaaatgaaactatcatcatgataaaaaatataaaaaaatagtgtCAGTAATGAAATTAATATAggatatctgaaaaaaaaatgacattagtTAAAAGAAAAGACAATGCAAATTCTATTGAAATCCAATGGTTTGCAGGTCGTTGGTCACTGTAACAGTTGTAAACCGTGCATAAGGACGAAGAAAAAACGGAGGAAGGAATATACATATGGGTCTCTGTGTGTAACTCATATCAAACTGAAAAACGCCATTATGTATAGTTCTCTATTTTCAAATGGATGTACTTTTCACTTATTATTGATAGggatttaaaatcttttgaatttCATGATATCTTATAGATGTTTATCAATAGAAGTTTTCACCCGTTTCAAAAACACATTTAATCATTGTACAGATAGAATATTCTTATAATCGATTTAAACTCGTTTTTTAACCTTTGAGGGAGAAACATTTGATAATAccagtttatattatttttttacattgattgCAATGACTACGAGGAAAAATTTAGGGTAAGACTTTTTCTGTATGAACTTCTATTTTAATTGCTTCTGATCTTATTTATTTAAGTTTATTGTATAACTCCCATTAGCAAAGTGGATGGCCTAGTGATCATTGTGTCTTTTCGGAcgtctgtttttatttttcttctcttACTCTCCCCACCCCATACTTTCTACCTGTTACTCATATGACACAACTGACTGCAATTGACtcaaaatcttcaatttttattA from Mytilus galloprovincialis chromosome 2, xbMytGall1.hap1.1, whole genome shotgun sequence encodes:
- the LOC143062157 gene encoding CD63 antigen-like, which produces MGCCDGLSKCFLITFGILFLLFGGACLGGGIYVLVAKNDILILARSATDGAVDTIDAPSLIERAAHVLIAIGSFILCISFVGCCGACLKSKCLLRTYVIIVGLMIVLEVAAAILAAVFMNKMETYAKDNLQTMLNDNYIGPYATSNAVSLAFDLAQILLDCCGVVNRTEYASITTWNTTYAYNSSGVYITANATIPLTCCQFNNKDAFPDEMTTFINSMVNNTCPVTQTGAHTTGCYEALKEEFSKYFNIMVGIAAGMGGLQIIGFISACCLMKEDRKTKDII